TAGTGACGCCGGGCCAGAATCAGAAACATTATCTGGCTGGCGCACTGCACGCGGACACAGGAAAGGTGACCTATATAGGCGGAATAAAGAAGACATCAAAATTGTTTATAAATCTGTTGGTTAAACTGAAACGCACATACCGGCACGCCAGCATTATCACACTGATAGTAGATAACTACATCATTCATAAAAGTAAGGAAACCCAGCGCTGGCTGGCAGAGAATCCGAAGTTCAACCTGCTGTTTTTGCCGACTTACTCGCCCTGGCTGAACAGAATAGAAGGGCTCTGGCATAAGTTGCATGAAACGGTAACACGAAATCATCACTGTCATTACATGTGGCAGTTATTGCAGAACGTAGCCCAGTTCATGGAGGCTGCTTCGCCTTTCCCTGGAAATGCACCGGGAAAGGCAAGGGTGTAGCAGTATTATGAAAAGCTATTTAGGATGATGGTTTGCTACTGCCTCCGTGATGATGAGATGCTGATATTAAGCGCCGAAAAAGGAAAGAAAATGCACGTGCTGATAGTCATTGATATGCAGAATGCCGTTTTCGCAACGCCGAGAGCGCGAAAGGCGCAGACGGTCGCATTGATAAACCAACTTTCAGACGCAGCAGACCAGACGATTTTTATTCAGCATGAAGAGGACGGTATATTGTCAGGCAGTGACGGATGGCAATTGTTACCTGAACTCCATCAACCCGAAGGCAGTGTGTTTGTCACGAAAACGGCATGCGATGCGTTTTATCGTACGCCGTTAGCTGATGTGTTGACTGAATTGAATGTTAACCACCTTACGATTTGCGGGTGTGCGACGGATTATTGTGTTGATGCGACGATTAAAAATGCAGCTAGCCGAGGCTATGCGTTGACGATCGCAGCAGATGCCCACACGACGGCCAATCGTGGCGAACTGAATGCAGAACAGTTAATCACACACTACAACGAGGTGTGGCAGAATTTTATTATTCCTGGCAACACGATTACGCTCCAAACAACGGAACATATCGTCGCGTCATGGAAGAGGCATCGCTAACCTCATGCTGAATATCATTTCGATCCG
The window above is part of the Pectobacterium araliae genome. Proteins encoded here:
- a CDS encoding isochorismatase family protein, encoding MHVLIVIDMQNAVFATPRARKAQTVALINQLSDAADQTIFIQHEEDGILSGSDGWQLLPELHQPEGSVFVTKTACDAFYRTPLADVLTELNVNHLTICGCATDYCVDATIKNAASRGYALTIAADAHTTANRGELNAEQLITHYNEVWQNFIIPGNTITLQTTEHIVASWKRHR